From Hymenobacter volaticus, the proteins below share one genomic window:
- a CDS encoding malectin domain-containing carbohydrate-binding protein, translated as MDYNLYSPSRCFCQGYLLLLAIIGFCFSTATPTASWAQSSQPRTLAPGLINRMAAAAGNDKEKKKKKAKLPPEPLSGARLANAQYNFSFSPSALKGITLENPTSLQFGPDGRLYVSQQNGLIKAFTIKRNGVNDYSVTATETISLINSIPNHDDNGQLNASVQTRQVTGILVKGTDTNPVLYVSSSDSRIGGPGGDLNLDTNSGIVSRLTRTNGTWSKIDLVRGLPRSEENHSSNGMQLDTQTNTLLLAQGGHTNAGSPSVNFAFTPEYALSAAILSINLTAIDALPTLGSGNTAYKYDLPTLDDPTRAGNPDAMDPFGGNDGLNQAKIVANGPVQIFSPGYRNPYDLVLTRNRRLYTIDNGANQGWGGYPENEGTPNVTNNYVNGEPGSSTPSATEGTVNNLDNLHYIGNLTTYSAGTYYGGHPAPTRANPNGAGLYTHNGTSGVWRNSKSGTNPLPTDWPPVAKTNTIEGDFQMPGSAASKSLLTFSSSTNGMCEYTASNFSNALQGSLLACTFDGTIAKITLTADGTGVTNPYDPNNKLNSDLPFASNFGSTPLDVTAQGDTEIFPGTVWAATYGASAITVFEPQDFLTCTGNYNSNDDDQDGYTNADEIDNGTQPCSAASRPDDANNNKISDLNDPDDDSDGLADNKDFFALDKDNGLATNLPIKYDLFNNYPGTGLFGLGFTGLMSNGDSIYSDSFEEQNLIAGGAVGSFSITNVAPGDAQGSLNTQEDAFQFGVKSTGVPFTIQSRLLGPFFNGKTPQAFQSQGIYLGTGDQNNYLKIAIAASGGVAVLQIVHENAGVPVVTNFALPGGSPSSTLDFYFSVNPATGTVQPKYAINGGITTNLGNPVQLSGALLAAVQSNKAYAVGLIATSRGSSPFVAKWDLIYVTADQGTGDNTAVYRINAGGGQVINSIGTFSADQYFSGGSVASSSVAIANTTDDAIYQSERYGTSTYAMPVPNGQYTVKLHFAEFYWTAAGQRVFDVTAEGTKMLAAYDILKKVGPNTATTETFNVNVTDGVLTLAFTPGTSGVDQPKISAIEVLKPVSASTHRINAGGPALTTSIGAFTADQYFSGGNASGGSNPIAGTEDDALYQTERWGSMTYNLPVSNGTYTVKLHFAEVYWNAVGQRVFDVSAEGNKVLSAYDIVKKVGQNTATTETFTVNVTDGQLTLAFAKGTAGADEPKVSAIEVIAGGSPSNTAPTANAGPDKTITLPTSSVVLTGSGTDPDGTIASYAWTQVSGPNNATFSSKTVAQPTVSGLVAGPYVFSLVVTDNGGLASPADQVAVTVNSAPGAGDTPLYRVNAGGGQVTNSIGLFAADQYFTGGTTFATSAGIAGTDDDAMYQTERYGTSFGYGFAVSSGKRYRVVLHFAEIYASTVGQRVFDVSIEGSKVLDNYDIFKKVGTNVATTETFTTSTVADDVLNINFSSLAADGGIDNAKISAIEIYTLPNNAAPVANAGPDKSVTLPTNSVVLSGSGSDPDGSVSGFTWTQVSGPNNATFSSKTVAAPTVSGLVAGPYVFSLVVTDNSGLASAADQVTVTVSSTSTGTAVYRLNAGGPAASTSVGNFAADQYASGGFPSSSPNTAIAGTTDDVLYQTERWGTMTYALPVSNGTYTVKLHFAEVYWNAVGQRVFDVSAEGTKVLTAYDILSKVGRNTARVETFTVTVNDGSLTLAFAKGTAGKDEPKVSAIEVLTGSGARSSAEASLSTLAVPGSSPLAADKPVLSYSSQVILYPNPSADGLFSVGLPAAFQGEVSYVLVSSLGKTVSSGKRTVSGGAPHLFFDFSQQMLAEGVYYLQLEGNKAQARVKLMRK; from the coding sequence ATGGATTACAACCTCTACTCTCCTAGCAGGTGTTTTTGTCAGGGCTACCTGCTGCTATTAGCCATCATTGGCTTCTGCTTCTCAACAGCCACTCCAACGGCCTCATGGGCACAATCGTCGCAGCCACGCACGTTGGCGCCGGGATTAATCAACCGTATGGCAGCAGCGGCAGGTAACGACAAAGAGAAAAAAAAGAAAAAAGCCAAGTTGCCACCCGAGCCGTTGTCAGGGGCACGTTTGGCCAATGCGCAATATAACTTCTCGTTCTCCCCGAGCGCCTTGAAGGGTATCACGCTCGAAAACCCCACCTCGTTGCAGTTCGGTCCTGATGGCCGCCTTTACGTCTCACAACAGAATGGTCTTATTAAAGCCTTCACAATCAAGCGCAATGGGGTTAACGATTATTCGGTAACGGCTACCGAAACCATCAGTTTGATTAATTCGATACCCAATCACGATGACAATGGGCAGTTGAATGCCAGCGTGCAGACGCGGCAAGTAACGGGCATCTTAGTGAAGGGCACTGACACGAACCCCGTGCTCTACGTTTCTTCCTCCGACAGCCGCATCGGTGGGCCCGGGGGCGACCTTAACCTGGACACCAACTCCGGCATTGTTTCGCGCCTGACCCGTACAAATGGTACCTGGAGCAAGATCGATCTTGTGCGTGGACTGCCCCGCTCCGAGGAGAATCACTCCTCTAACGGTATGCAGCTCGACACGCAGACCAACACGCTGCTGCTAGCTCAAGGCGGCCACACCAACGCGGGCTCGCCCTCGGTCAACTTCGCTTTCACGCCCGAGTATGCTCTTTCAGCAGCTATTCTTTCTATCAACCTAACGGCCATTGACGCGCTGCCTACCTTAGGCAGCGGTAACACTGCCTACAAATACGACCTACCTACCCTCGATGACCCCACCCGAGCCGGTAACCCCGACGCTATGGACCCCTTTGGTGGCAACGATGGGCTGAACCAGGCCAAGATAGTTGCTAATGGGCCAGTGCAAATCTTCTCGCCCGGCTACCGCAACCCCTACGACCTCGTCCTCACCCGTAACCGCCGCCTCTACACCATCGACAACGGCGCGAACCAGGGCTGGGGCGGCTACCCAGAAAACGAGGGGACACCCAACGTTACCAACAACTACGTCAATGGTGAGCCGGGCTCGAGCACCCCATCGGCCACGGAGGGCACCGTTAACAACCTCGACAACCTGCACTACATCGGCAACCTTACTACCTACTCCGCGGGTACTTATTATGGGGGTCACCCTGCTCCTACTCGCGCCAACCCAAACGGTGCGGGCCTTTATACCCACAACGGTACCAGCGGGGTGTGGCGCAACAGCAAAAGCGGGACAAACCCATTGCCCACTGACTGGCCACCCGTTGCCAAAACCAATACCATTGAAGGTGACTTTCAGATGCCCGGCAGTGCCGCCAGCAAATCCCTGCTGACGTTTTCTTCTTCCACGAATGGCATGTGCGAATACACGGCTTCCAACTTTAGCAATGCGCTGCAAGGCTCATTGCTGGCCTGTACATTCGATGGTACTATTGCCAAGATAACGCTGACAGCGGATGGCACAGGGGTGACCAACCCGTACGACCCAAACAACAAGCTCAACTCCGACCTGCCCTTCGCCTCCAACTTCGGCTCCACGCCTCTCGACGTGACAGCGCAAGGCGACACCGAGATATTCCCTGGCACTGTCTGGGCCGCTACTTACGGAGCCAGCGCCATTACCGTCTTCGAGCCGCAAGACTTCTTAACATGCACCGGTAACTACAACAGCAACGACGACGACCAGGACGGCTACACCAACGCCGACGAAATCGACAACGGCACTCAACCCTGCTCGGCTGCAAGTCGCCCCGACGACGCCAACAACAACAAGATATCTGACCTTAACGACCCTGACGACGACAGCGACGGGCTGGCCGACAACAAGGACTTCTTCGCCCTCGACAAAGACAACGGCCTAGCCACGAACTTGCCTATCAAGTACGACTTGTTCAACAACTACCCCGGCACGGGCCTCTTCGGCCTTGGCTTCACGGGCTTGATGAGCAACGGCGACAGCATCTATTCCGATTCGTTTGAGGAGCAAAACTTGATTGCTGGCGGCGCAGTGGGTAGCTTCTCTATCACCAACGTGGCGCCGGGAGATGCACAGGGCTCCCTAAACACGCAAGAAGATGCATTCCAATTCGGGGTTAAATCGACGGGTGTGCCTTTCACGATACAGAGTCGGTTGCTCGGACCTTTTTTCAATGGCAAGACGCCACAGGCCTTCCAGTCGCAGGGCATCTACCTCGGCACCGGTGACCAAAACAACTACCTCAAGATTGCCATTGCGGCAAGTGGTGGCGTGGCTGTTTTGCAGATCGTGCACGAGAATGCAGGCGTGCCCGTAGTCACTAACTTCGCGCTGCCAGGTGGCTCACCTAGTTCGACTCTCGACTTCTATTTCAGTGTGAACCCCGCCACGGGTACGGTGCAGCCCAAGTATGCAATTAATGGGGGCATAACCACCAATCTAGGCAATCCGGTGCAACTGAGTGGGGCACTGCTGGCAGCGGTGCAGAGCAACAAAGCCTACGCTGTAGGTCTAATAGCTACCTCTCGCGGCTCCTCTCCTTTTGTGGCTAAATGGGACTTGATTTACGTCACGGCCGATCAGGGAACGGGGGACAACACGGCCGTATACCGCATAAATGCTGGCGGCGGCCAAGTAATCAATTCCATCGGCACCTTCAGCGCCGACCAATACTTCTCGGGAGGCAGCGTAGCTAGTTCATCGGTGGCTATTGCCAACACCACCGATGATGCTATTTATCAATCGGAGCGCTACGGCACTTCCACTTACGCCATGCCCGTACCCAATGGGCAGTATACGGTTAAGCTGCACTTCGCCGAATTTTACTGGACGGCTGCGGGTCAGCGCGTGTTCGACGTAACGGCCGAAGGCACGAAGATGCTGGCAGCGTACGATATTCTTAAGAAGGTGGGCCCCAACACAGCTACCACTGAGACTTTCAACGTCAACGTTACGGATGGGGTACTTACGCTGGCTTTCACGCCTGGTACTTCTGGCGTGGATCAACCTAAGATTTCTGCCATCGAGGTTCTTAAACCCGTTAGCGCGTCAACGCACCGTATCAATGCGGGTGGGCCTGCCCTTACTACATCTATCGGCGCATTCACGGCCGACCAGTACTTCTCGGGTGGCAACGCCTCGGGTGGCAGCAACCCCATTGCCGGTACTGAAGACGATGCCTTGTATCAAACGGAACGGTGGGGCTCGATGACCTACAACTTGCCCGTCAGCAACGGCACCTACACCGTCAAGCTCCACTTTGCCGAAGTGTATTGGAATGCAGTTGGGCAACGCGTCTTTGATGTGTCAGCGGAAGGCAACAAGGTGCTTAGCGCCTACGATATTGTGAAGAAGGTCGGCCAGAACACGGCTACGACCGAGACCTTCACGGTCAACGTTACCGATGGGCAGCTTACGTTAGCCTTTGCAAAAGGAACGGCGGGTGCAGATGAGCCCAAGGTTTCGGCTATCGAGGTCATCGCAGGTGGCTCACCTAGCAATACTGCACCAACAGCCAATGCAGGACCCGACAAAACCATCACATTACCTACCAGTAGCGTTGTTTTAACTGGTTCAGGCACTGACCCCGACGGCACGATTGCCAGTTATGCTTGGACGCAAGTAAGCGGGCCGAACAACGCTACCTTCTCCAGCAAAACGGTCGCCCAGCCCACCGTCAGCGGACTAGTGGCGGGCCCCTATGTGTTTAGCTTGGTAGTCACCGATAATGGCGGCTTGGCTAGCCCCGCCGATCAGGTAGCTGTGACCGTAAATTCGGCTCCTGGGGCAGGTGACACGCCATTGTACCGTGTGAATGCCGGCGGCGGCCAAGTAACCAATTCCATTGGCCTGTTTGCCGCCGATCAGTACTTCACGGGGGGCACCACTTTCGCTACCTCCGCCGGCATTGCTGGTACCGACGATGATGCGATGTACCAGACGGAACGCTATGGCACCTCTTTTGGATACGGCTTTGCGGTGAGCAGTGGCAAGCGGTACCGCGTTGTGCTCCACTTCGCCGAAATCTACGCCAGCACCGTCGGCCAGCGCGTCTTCGACGTGTCTATTGAAGGTAGTAAGGTGCTCGACAACTACGACATCTTCAAGAAGGTGGGCACTAACGTGGCCACCACCGAAACCTTCACCACCTCCACCGTGGCCGATGATGTGCTCAATATCAACTTCAGCTCACTGGCTGCTGATGGCGGAATTGACAATGCGAAAATCTCGGCTATTGAAATCTATACCCTCCCAAACAATGCAGCACCAGTAGCTAATGCCGGTCCCGATAAGTCCGTTACCTTACCAACCAATAGTGTGGTGCTGAGTGGTTCGGGTTCCGACCCAGATGGTTCTGTTTCCGGCTTCACCTGGACGCAAGTAAGCGGGCCGAACAACGCTACCTTCTCCAGTAAAACCGTAGCTGCACCTACTGTAAGCGGACTAGTGGCGGGCCCGTATGTGTTCAGCTTGGTGGTCACCGATAATAGCGGCCTCGCCAGTGCTGCCGATCAAGTGACGGTAACGGTAAGTTCCACTTCAACCGGCACGGCCGTCTACCGCCTCAATGCCGGTGGCCCGGCAGCTTCAACCTCGGTTGGCAACTTTGCAGCCGACCAATACGCCAGCGGAGGCTTCCCCTCTTCCTCTCCCAACACGGCCATTGCGGGTACCACCGATGATGTACTGTACCAGACCGAGCGCTGGGGCACAATGACCTATGCTTTACCTGTGAGCAACGGTACCTACACCGTCAAGCTCCACTTTGCTGAGGTGTATTGGAATGCAGTTGGGCAACGCGTGTTCGACGTTTCGGCTGAGGGCACGAAAGTGCTGACGGCCTATGATATCCTTTCGAAAGTGGGACGCAATACTGCTAGGGTCGAAACCTTCACGGTAACTGTCAACGACGGGTCCTTGACTTTGGCTTTTGCGAAAGGAACAGCCGGCAAAGACGAACCCAAGGTCTCGGCTATCGAAGTATTGACCGGTTCGGGCGCTCGTTCTAGCGCAGAGGCTAGCTTGAGCACATTGGCGGTCCCTGGCTCTAGTCCACTGGCCGCGGACAAACCGGTTCTTTCGTACAGCTCGCAAGTGATATTGTACCCGAACCCATCCGCCGACGGCCTGTTTAGCGTTGGGCTGCCAGCTGCATTCCAAGGAGAAGTTTCGTATGTGCTAGTATCGTCACTTGGCAAGACCGTAAGCAGCGGTAAGCGCACCGTATCGGGCGGCGCTCCGCATCTCTTCTTCGACTTCTCGCAGCAAATGCTTGCCGAGGGCGTCTACTACCTACAGTTGGAGGGCAATAAGGCGCAAGCCCGCGTGAAACTGATGCGTAAATAA
- a CDS encoding alpha/beta fold hydrolase, whose translation MNRFLRHQVSVYGSGTQPMVFSHGFGTDQHAWRYVAPAFAAQYRVVLFDLVGAGRSDKEAYDFARYRTLDGYVDDLLALLRELQLPKVVYVGHSVSGIIGVLAAIREPALFERLVLLAASPCYVNDGDYIGGFDTPDLEELLGFLDRDYRAWSSSTVPSIVGGDMRPDLLDDLLDSFSQVEPSIARQFARATFLSDYRADLPKLQVPALIVQCADDSVAPSMVGHYLHAHLANSTLDILDTAGHYPHLSAPVATIAALQRYLGLVSRQQAAHA comes from the coding sequence ATGAATAGATTTCTTCGCCATCAGGTTTCTGTGTACGGATCGGGTACCCAGCCGATGGTGTTTTCACACGGGTTTGGCACCGACCAACACGCGTGGCGCTATGTTGCACCGGCCTTCGCAGCTCAGTACCGAGTGGTGCTGTTCGACTTGGTAGGTGCTGGTCGCTCCGATAAAGAAGCCTACGATTTTGCCCGTTACCGAACCTTGGATGGATATGTAGATGATCTGCTGGCTTTGTTGCGGGAATTGCAACTACCTAAAGTGGTATATGTTGGCCATTCCGTTAGTGGCATTATAGGAGTCTTAGCCGCTATTCGGGAACCCGCCTTGTTTGAGCGACTGGTGTTGCTGGCCGCCTCTCCTTGTTATGTCAACGACGGCGACTACATAGGTGGCTTTGATACCCCCGATCTAGAAGAACTGCTTGGTTTTCTTGACCGCGACTACCGCGCGTGGTCTTCCTCAACCGTCCCCTCAATAGTAGGCGGAGACATGCGACCAGATCTACTCGACGACCTGCTCGACAGCTTTTCGCAAGTGGAACCCTCTATTGCCCGGCAGTTTGCGCGGGCTACGTTTCTATCCGATTATCGTGCTGACCTACCTAAGCTGCAAGTTCCGGCGCTGATAGTGCAGTGCGCAGATGACTCGGTAGCACCTTCTATGGTAGGGCATTACCTGCATGCTCACCTAGCAAACAGCACGCTTGATATATTGGATACGGCTGGCCACTACCCGCATTTGAGCGCTCCTGTTGCTACTATTGCGGCGTTACAACGCTACCTGGGATTAGTGAGTCGGCAGCAAGCAGCGCACGCATAG
- a CDS encoding BLUF domain-containing protein, with translation MHHIIYMSRGVRPMSETDLRTLLQQARSENERQGITGALVYGDGQFMQIIEGEESVLATLYAKLLQDSRHVNVVKLADKQVLRRSFEDWSMGFQVVSPKSSRNSLATSSLATWICKHPA, from the coding sequence ATGCATCACATTATTTATATGAGCCGGGGCGTACGCCCGATGAGCGAGACTGATTTGCGAACCCTACTGCAACAAGCTCGGAGCGAAAACGAGCGCCAGGGCATCACCGGGGCCTTGGTCTACGGCGACGGGCAATTCATGCAAATTATTGAGGGCGAGGAAAGTGTACTGGCCACACTCTACGCAAAACTGCTGCAAGATTCACGGCACGTCAACGTGGTAAAACTAGCCGACAAACAAGTGTTGCGGCGCAGCTTCGAGGACTGGTCCATGGGCTTTCAGGTAGTCTCCCCGAAGAGTTCACGGAACTCACTGGCTACGTCGAGCCTCGCCACATGGATATGCAAGCACCCGGCCTAA
- a CDS encoding hybrid sensor histidine kinase/response regulator, translating into MAIAAASFSACDYSASAPTDEQAWRLWAEERLAWLEQALAEAQAQARYQEARFTGLVEALPGHVVITTEEGNIAAANSSGRDWLRTAEADKPEAEMVLALQQQFQNPADFLTRAQAMQTSGHSAYDQRAVLANGQATRWDYLVLGDGSFGHVQCFQPSAHDTSWLLADHPHPVVEISATGQVLYTNAAAATLIETLEQEGLNSSSLLQPIVQAALHTGTLQAKEVQVGSHYYQVTAVADQTRVQLCFTDSTALHHAEAELVKQQEFYEAILHELPVEVAVFDAAHRYRFVNARSISNPELRAWIIGQDDFSYCEYRQRPREVAVHRRQCFEHAVQTRTSSMWEETITTTAGVRYVQRYYRPIFAADGSLHLVVGMGIDVTERRNAEKQLVDQREFYEFALDQLPCDVGIFDNQFRYLYVNASGIKNPEVRKWVIGKDNFEYFARNKRPIAMAEERHARFEEAVRERRLVTYEETFFRPEGTRHQYRCLQPVFHPDGSLHLIIGYGLDVTDRVATEQALRHAKLAAESAVRAREIFLANMSHEIRTPMNAILGMSQLLAKTPLTPTQNSYQQAISTSAENLLVIINDILDLSKLEAGKMVLEQVGFSPMQLLNQVEQTLHYKAAEAGLTLLTQGSSQLPAVLLGDPHRITQVLLNLAGNAIKFTEKGQVVVSCDIVSTNEEEGVAEVVFQVTDTGVGIDPAFLTRIFQEFSQEDASVTRKFGGTGLGLSICRNLVKLMDSDLQVTSQKQQGTVVQFTLRLPVGTSTDLLPQALLPADSSVYQELRYKHVLLVEDNHFNRQIAKTFLQHAQMHVTEAEHGAQAVALAQEQPFDLILMDIQMPVLDGYAATDALRQQLHLTTPIIALTANAIKGEREKCLAAGMNAYLTKPFKEAELLQVVSEWVAPCAAVLAPAVSLAEVPAPKSALYEVEELLQVGQGDLSFVTFMLETFVESGEEMLQAFKQGLQERCVAQLKSAAHTLKPSLAHLHVWHLMPQVSQLDEWQGEFQEAPLAALVTAISQGLQEVMTHMKRSFALASLPATS; encoded by the coding sequence ATGGCTATTGCTGCCGCATCTTTCTCTGCTTGTGATTATTCAGCTTCTGCTCCCACCGACGAGCAAGCGTGGCGACTGTGGGCTGAAGAGCGCTTGGCCTGGCTGGAGCAGGCGCTTGCTGAAGCCCAGGCCCAAGCTCGGTATCAGGAAGCGCGTTTTACTGGCTTAGTAGAAGCACTACCTGGCCATGTCGTTATCACCACCGAGGAAGGAAACATTGCAGCAGCCAACTCTTCGGGTCGCGATTGGCTCAGGACAGCAGAAGCCGACAAGCCGGAAGCGGAAATGGTATTGGCCTTGCAACAGCAGTTCCAAAACCCAGCAGATTTCTTGACGCGCGCGCAGGCTATGCAGACAAGTGGGCACAGCGCGTATGATCAGCGAGCAGTATTGGCAAACGGCCAGGCGACAAGATGGGACTACTTGGTGCTTGGTGATGGATCCTTTGGCCACGTACAGTGTTTTCAGCCATCTGCGCACGATACCAGTTGGCTGTTGGCAGATCATCCGCACCCCGTAGTTGAGATTTCGGCAACCGGACAAGTGCTATACACGAATGCTGCCGCCGCTACTCTCATAGAAACCCTCGAGCAGGAGGGCTTGAACAGCAGTAGCCTACTGCAACCCATAGTACAAGCTGCTCTGCATACCGGGACCCTGCAAGCAAAAGAGGTGCAAGTGGGCAGCCACTACTACCAAGTTACTGCCGTAGCCGACCAAACCCGCGTGCAGCTATGCTTTACTGATAGCACCGCTTTGCACCACGCCGAAGCTGAACTTGTCAAGCAACAGGAATTCTACGAAGCCATTCTGCACGAATTGCCAGTGGAAGTTGCGGTTTTCGATGCCGCGCATCGCTACCGTTTTGTTAATGCCCGTAGCATCTCAAATCCCGAACTGCGAGCTTGGATTATTGGGCAAGACGATTTCAGTTATTGCGAGTATCGCCAGCGTCCCCGCGAAGTGGCTGTGCATCGGCGGCAATGCTTCGAGCATGCTGTGCAGACCCGGACCTCTTCTATGTGGGAAGAAACGATAACAACCACTGCTGGGGTCCGGTACGTACAGCGTTACTATCGGCCCATATTTGCAGCAGATGGTTCGCTGCATTTGGTTGTGGGCATGGGCATTGATGTAACCGAGCGGCGGAACGCGGAAAAGCAACTCGTTGATCAGCGGGAGTTCTATGAATTTGCGCTGGATCAGTTGCCGTGCGACGTAGGCATATTCGACAATCAATTTCGGTACTTGTATGTCAACGCCAGCGGAATCAAAAACCCGGAAGTACGCAAATGGGTGATTGGCAAAGACAATTTTGAATATTTTGCTCGCAACAAGCGCCCGATAGCCATGGCCGAGGAGCGCCACGCTCGCTTCGAAGAGGCCGTGCGCGAGCGCCGTCTCGTGACGTACGAGGAAACCTTCTTTCGCCCCGAAGGAACCCGGCATCAGTATCGGTGCCTGCAGCCCGTGTTCCACCCAGATGGCTCTTTGCACCTTATTATAGGGTACGGCTTGGATGTAACGGACCGGGTTGCCACCGAACAAGCTTTGCGCCACGCCAAACTAGCGGCCGAATCGGCTGTGCGGGCTCGCGAGATTTTCCTGGCCAATATGAGCCACGAGATTCGCACGCCCATGAATGCTATTTTGGGCATGAGCCAGCTACTAGCCAAAACGCCGCTCACGCCAACCCAGAACAGTTATCAGCAAGCAATTAGCACGTCGGCAGAAAACTTGCTGGTTATTATCAATGACATTCTCGACCTCTCGAAGCTGGAGGCCGGCAAAATGGTGCTCGAGCAAGTGGGTTTCTCGCCCATGCAGTTGCTAAACCAAGTGGAGCAGACGCTGCACTATAAAGCTGCAGAAGCTGGCCTCACGCTGCTCACGCAGGGCAGTTCGCAACTGCCAGCCGTGCTGCTTGGCGACCCTCACCGCATTACGCAGGTGCTCTTGAATCTGGCTGGCAACGCCATCAAGTTCACGGAAAAAGGGCAAGTGGTAGTGTCGTGCGACATAGTAAGCACAAACGAGGAAGAGGGCGTAGCAGAAGTGGTATTCCAAGTCACGGATACTGGCGTTGGTATTGATCCTGCTTTCCTGACGCGCATTTTTCAAGAGTTCAGCCAGGAAGATGCGTCGGTGACGCGCAAGTTTGGCGGCACCGGTCTTGGCCTCTCTATTTGCCGCAATCTGGTGAAGCTGATGGACAGTGATTTGCAGGTCACAAGCCAAAAGCAGCAAGGAACGGTAGTGCAGTTTACCTTGCGCCTGCCGGTAGGTACTTCCACCGATTTGCTGCCCCAGGCACTGCTGCCAGCCGACAGTTCCGTTTACCAGGAATTGCGCTATAAGCATGTGCTACTGGTGGAAGACAACCATTTCAATCGGCAGATTGCCAAGACATTCTTGCAGCACGCCCAGATGCATGTAACGGAAGCCGAACACGGTGCACAGGCCGTGGCGTTGGCTCAAGAACAACCGTTCGACCTGATCTTGATGGATATTCAGATGCCGGTCCTGGATGGCTATGCTGCCACCGATGCCCTGCGTCAACAACTGCACCTAACAACTCCGATTATTGCGCTGACAGCTAATGCCATCAAGGGCGAACGGGAAAAGTGTTTGGCCGCGGGTATGAATGCCTATCTCACCAAGCCATTCAAAGAAGCTGAATTGCTACAGGTCGTAAGCGAATGGGTAGCGCCGTGCGCGGCCGTGCTAGCACCTGCGGTTAGCTTAGCGGAGGTTCCTGCCCCGAAGTCAGCCCTCTACGAAGTAGAAGAGTTGTTGCAGGTTGGGCAGGGTGACCTTTCCTTCGTGACTTTCATGCTGGAAACTTTTGTTGAAAGCGGTGAGGAAATGCTACAGGCGTTCAAGCAAGGCCTGCAGGAGCGGTGCGTGGCGCAATTGAAAAGCGCCGCTCATACGCTTAAGCCAAGCTTGGCCCATTTGCACGTCTGGCACTTAATGCCCCAAGTAAGTCAACTAGACGAGTGGCAAGGCGAGTTTCAAGAGGCGCCCTTGGCAGCTTTGGTAACTGCTATTTCGCAAGGGCTGCAAGAAGTCATGACCCATATGAAAAGATCTTTCGCGTTGGCCTCGTTACCTGCAACCAGCTAA